A stretch of DNA from Primulina eburnea isolate SZY01 unplaced genomic scaffold, ASM2296580v1 ctg1064_ERROPOS200000, whole genome shotgun sequence:
TGGAAAAAGTTTCCCAATAATGCGAAATTGTATTTCATGACGGTACGAAACAATAAAAAAGGatactgaaaatgaaaattgAACGCGACGAGCTTCTTGTTTTATGTTGCTCTCAGTGGAAGAGATTTTGCGAAATTGTTGAAGCAATTCCTTTCTTTTCAAAAAGATTGTTGTGTGGCAATAGTTGGTAACCATGTTGATAAGGTTATGTATTCGACAATTAATGGTTGAGATAAAAATTCTATTTGACATATGTACAACCTTTTTTTTAAGGATACTGtatatttatcttttttttacTCTGTCATTTTATCTcgtcaaatttcagttttaactCATGTCTTTGTTTTTCTTGTAATTTTAGTTCTTTATCTTACGTGGTATCATTGTGACACGTCATATTTGTGGATGTATGTAATGTCAAatcaatatttttagtagaaaaaaaaaactaaaattgttaaaaattaaaaatataatgttAAGATTAAAGATGGAAAACATGGAATAACAAAAAAGCAAAGGTTACTAACATCACCTGAATCACAGGTGACACTCCAACAAACCCATCAAATCCTCAACGTGATTAATGGAGTCCTACTCTTTCAACAATATGAATGCTGGCTTTAGTACAAGATTAGGTCTCTTatgatacggtctcacgaatttttatctgtgagacatgtcaatcctaacgatattcacaataaaaaataatactcttagcataaaaagtaataatttttcattgatgatcaaataagagatctgtctcacaaaatacgacccatgaaatcgtctcacacaagtttttgcccaagTATAAATGCTACCAATACAGACATGGACATGTTAGCGTTACGTAGGTTCTAGCTTATCTCTTTGATATTAAGTTCAAGTCCGTCCCAACTTTAATTTTTGGATTCATCCATGAATACAGAGTAATAAGAGTCTATGTTCATAGTAATGGGAAGAAGAGTCAGATTGCAGAGGTATCTATCATCCAAGTGCAGAATATAGTAGAATGTTTGGTGCAATGCTTATGCAGAAAGCATATCGGATTAAAGTCTAAAGACAAAGGGATTCGAGGGCCATAAGTATAAgctatatgttgtgttgtatgcGCTAACGCGAAATAAAGCCAATGACATCACATAAAACAACTCAACTATATATGGCATAAATTGTCACAAGGGATAGATAGCTATTTGGAATCTAAGAATCAAACCTCAtcttttgaaaatcttaaagTTTATGTTATAAACATTatcaatttgattttttttttttaacgggCACGGTTTGATTAACGAGATAAGATTATAATATAGAGATGATAAATTAAcgtttataaataattattttataactCTAATCttttatgagtaggtctcttgtgagacggtctcacgaatctttatctgtgaaatgaattaaccttaccgatattcacaataaaaagtaatatttttaatataaaaaataatactttttcatagatgacccaaataataaatatgtctaataaaatacgactcatgaaaccgtctcacacaaattttttacCATCTTTTATTAGTTATACAAAAGCACAACAACAATTAATTGCTTATATCACCTCATGcaattatgtatatgtatatcaaATGGCAACGATCGAGTCAAATTTATACAATAAtggataaaatatattttcgcTCAGAATAATTCGATCGTGTAGTGGAATGTGATTGAATCAAATagatatcttactaaatatacGGAGAATCATTTCTTGATAGATAAGAATTTCATTGTACGAGTTATATCCAAATCGAAGTATTACATATATGCATAATTCAACTACAAAATTAGTTTTGGAGAAAAGAGAAGCAAAAATGAAATGAAGTTGATGTGACCAGGTAAAAATGGATGCAAGATGCGTGAGCAATTTCACGGGGTCAGGTTATGCAAATGATGAGGGATGAGAGCACAACGAAACGTGTCCAAACCAGAGATTTTTCTCTCGAAAAAAGCTGGTACTGACCTGCAAACACGAAGACAACCATGTGAATGAGCACCAGAGAGATGTCTgacgtggccactccgatgctaaagTTAACAGGTGAACTAATGTAACAAAAGAAAATGTTGTATAAGTGATGTATATTATAGAGGATAAATGATATGGCAAGCTATATGTCAATGAATACCTTAATGTTTAAACAAAACTGATATTTATAGAAAAGAAAGTCAATTATGATCTTATTTTAAGTGCCCAGTTACTAATTATGGCAAGATGATTGCTCATACCCTATTTTTCTAAAACGTCAAACTGTCCTTTTCTCTTTGTCAAATCCATGTGATTTTGTCGGTAATTATTACCAAGACAAGGTATCTCATACTTGTGCACTCGAGTGAAGTGCTATTATCGAAATAACCAATGTAGAAAGCCATAATCCGGGAACTCGTCTGGAAGCCCGGGCTTCTGGTAACCTGGGGATGATGTCGCAGGCATTCATTTGCCCTGCTATTTGTCGGATTGACCCATAACTTATCATAACATAATCTATGACCCTGGATCACCTAATACCCATGACCCGGGCCTCCCGGGTATCAGAAGTACATGCACAAAACCAATTAAAGATTAACCGAGAGCTATGTGGCTGCTTTTAAGCAGGGGCGGAGGCATGTGCTTGTAAACCCGggcttattttttttaaaaaaaatgtatatgtaaattttgtataattttggaataatatgatattagttcgtgtagatcaatttaaaacattaaaagattttagagtttaaaatttcagTCCGGACAAAGCCATATTTATGGCTCCGCCACTGCTTTTAAGTCGCCACTTGTCAACTCTAATGCACATATATAAGCTGAACGCTCCTTCTCAATTTTTCACACATTACACAAACCAGTACTGAACAAAATCAAGGACAGCGTGACAGTAGTTGTTTAAGGTAAACTTGTAATATTCTTGCTCtgttttcttatgttttttGACGTATATATTTCAAGAAAAATGAAATGGTTTATAACGATTTTCAACAAGTATATATTTATGAAGTCCCCCCTCCACAGCAGGGgatgatatatatttttttgcatTACAATATGGGTGCCTCTCTCTTTAATTAGGAAAGCTTCATGCAAAACATTAAGTGATGGCTGGCTGGATAATGATTTCTTGTCTATAAATAGTTAGTGTTTTGCATAGGAtgaacataaaataaaaaaccgtTCGTTTGTCTTCGTTTTTGCGTGAGGGCTTCATGGGATTTCCATTTTCCCTTTTTGTTACTGTCCCCATGCTTCAGTTATCTTTCTAATGTGTACAAATAGGTGTCAATTTGAGACGTAACGAACAGCAAGGAATCAAGCAGAACTTAAGCTTGACAATGAACATTCAAGTATCAAATGGTAGAAAGCACCTTTTGTTCCAGAAGGCAAAACCATTCCTAGGTGTGATTTTCCTGCAAGCTGGGTTGGCGGGCATGGATATCATCTCCAAAGCTGCGTTGAACGAAGGAATGAGCAATTATGTGTTCGTAGTTTATCGGCATGTCGTTGCCACCGTTGTCATTACCCCTTTCGCACTTGCTCTAGACAAGTTAATGTCATTCACTTTGTACATCTCTCGCTTTCGATTTCTTTTATGTGAATATGTGTATGTTAAGTAGTGCATTGACGAGCCTAGATGATTATACTACGCTTACAAAATTTCTAGTTTCCCACGTAGTTTAAGTTTCGGCGTCTCTCAAAAAATATTAATCGTCCCAAGACTTGCTTTTAAGTGTACATCGTCACGATCTTGCGTTGGTTATAGCAAAATTTAAAGGGATCATTATGTGTTGTCCGACAGGAAAATAAGGCCAAAGATGACTACCTCAATATTTGCCAAGATCATGCTTCTCAGTCTGCTGGAGTAAGTTCCATTGGATATGAACTTAAGTTGTTTTTCTTCGTGTGTCATCTGCAATAGTCATCATAACTAAATTCGAGATTTAATAAATAACAGGCCAGTCATAGATCAGAATCTTTACTTCTTGGGAATGAAATACACGACAGCAACTTTTGCGGCTGCCATGGCAAATGTTCTTCCCGCCATTACTTTCGTCATGGCATACATATTCAGGTGAATTTCGTCGTTCAAGTGTCGTAGGATGTTTTGTACAAGTAATTAAttagcaaaaaaaaaagagaaatgatttcgtTTAAATCCGTCAAATGCCACATATACAGGCTTGAGAAGATAAGATTAATGAGCATCCGCAGCCAAGCAAAGATAATAGGAACTCTAGCTACTGTTGCAGGAGCCATGATCATGACCTTGGTACAAGGCCCGGATATTGGTCTGCCATGGACGAAAGATGGAAGCAGTCATGCACATCAACATGGCCAAGTAAATCTTCAGCATTCAATCAAGGGTGCCATCATGATCACGACCGGATGTTTTAGTTGGGCTTGCTTCATGATATTGCAGGTAACGAAACTATACACATGTTAATTAATATGGGCAATTAATGAACTAACCTTTAATCGAAGCCTAAATTTTCCCATGTATTTCTAGGCAATTGTCTTGAAAACGTACCCTGCTGAACTCTCTCTCACTGCTTGGATATGTGTTTTGGGAACTGTGGAGGGCACGGCTGTAGCACTTGTTATGGAGAAGGGTAACTCAGCAGCTTGGTCCATAGCATGGGATACCAAGTTTCTTGCAGCTGTATACAGTGTAAGCAATATCATAGATTGAAATTTCGCATTTGGCGTCTTGAAGATTAAAATATTTGTCTGATAGAGTTATAATTCAAGAACTCcactgaaatattttatttcgacATAAGAAAAACAATTTTAGTCTAGAGTCATTTACAATCAAGTATTGCAGGGTATATTCTGTTCCGGTATTGCTTATTATGTTCAAGGAGTTGTAATGAAAGAAAGAGGTCCGGTCTTCGTAACTGCCTTCAGCCCGCTGAGCATGGTCATGGTTGCTGGCCTCAGCTCTTTCATATTGTCCGAGCAAATGTATTTGGGGAGGTAAAACCTCAAACTTTCCATTTTATTGGTCTGTACATCTTCATTGGATCTCAAAAGCATTAGCGAGGGAAAAGGGTTCCGCTAGCACAAGTTGTGTGTCCCTAAAAACTATGCTAAACACACGTACGTTCTTCATGCAGAGTCGTCGGTGCAATCGTCATAGTTATCGGCCTTTATTTCGTTGTGTGGGGGAAAAAGAAAGACTACGAGCCCCATTTGATCGCAGAACTGGAGTTCTTACCAACTAAGCAAAGTAAAAATTTGGATGAACAAAGCGACGGGTGTCCAAATTTGGAAGTCGTGGCCATCAATCTATCTGAAGAAGCAAGCAGCCATTCCACGAGACAAACAAGCGAAGAGAATAACAAAAGTTGATGCACCGTAGTTGCAGAGAGAAGCCAAACGTTTGTAGAGATCCCAGCTAACAAATTGCGGAGTTCTAACCAAGCCCCGAAAATGGAGTTTTACATTTTCTGTTTGCATCTCAGTAATATACAAGCTCCAAATCATTTCAACAATTCTAATAAACTAATGgagttatatatatatccagTTAATTTGATAATTTCTTATTTGAGTTCTGAATTTGTCCAAACTCgtttaatttcataaaaaagATAGACGATCAAAAACATGGGTTCTTTTTTTTTACAATCTTCAGGAAACATATTTCAAATATTGAACCACAAAAGTATTTTTAAATGGAGTCTTTTGACAACACACAATATTTCAAATATTGAACCACAAAAGTATTTTTAAATGGAGTCTTTTGACAACACACAACAAAATGCTTCCGATTTTTTAGTCTTTAGGGCGAAATCTTCTGCTCTAAATAATGAATGCTCTGTTTTATTTCTGCTACAATTttctataattaaattaaaccagatatgtatattatcaTACATTATGTAATAATCCAAATATGTCGCGGTATTAAaacttaaaagatttaaaattaaaaaaataattatgggataaatttgatagaagaatAACATAAGGCGAGCGTGAGGTAAGGTGTGGAAAAAGGGGGCACGGTGGTGGTGGTAGCCGGCTTCGTCATTCCAATCCCCAGCACCACCACCACCCACCCACCCCACCTAGCTGCTATTGTGCTCCGCGTGGCTATTACACCCATCCCCCACCCATAACCACTCCTCTTTTATCCATATTCATTTATTCTTATCCTGTGCGCCATCCCGgcctgatcttgtcccacatATTTTCTCCGTGGATCGCAGCGTTCCTCCTCTTGCTAACTTGGGCCTCCGCAGTGGATCGTATCCAACTATCGGTCTTGATCTATAATATCCTTGCACCATGCCATCCGCCTTGACCGCCGCCGAATCTGCCGAAGTAACGGTCACGGTAGCTGACACGGCCGCGAAGGCTCCCCGGAGATTCCCACCTCCATGCTGGACCCAATACGAAACCTTGGTTCTCATCGATGCCTACCGCGAGAGATGGTACGCCCTCCGCCGAGGGTACCTCCGCACGGCGGACTGGGATGCAGTGGCGCAAACCGTGGCCAACCGCTGCCCGGATGCCTCCCCGGCAAAGACCTCCGCGCAGTGCCGCCACAAGATGGAGAAGCTCCGCCAGCGCTACCGCGCAGAGAAACAACGCTCTGTCACCTACCCTTACCGGGCTGGACGCTTCTTTTCTTCTTGGTTTTTCTTCGATTACATGGAGGCTATGGAGAACGGAACCACCCCTCCGGCGGAGTCTCAGAAATCGGGGAATTCGGGTGATGGGATTGACCCTAATCCTTATCCCGATCATAATTCCTTGAAATCGAAGCTTAAATCCAAGAATACGAACGATTCGAGTCCCGATTTTGGATTTTACAGTGGTGTCAAACAGAATAAATTCAATCCAGACACCAAGCTTTCGAATTATTACCCTTCCTACCAGGAAGAAGAGGACATGCCTCTGGATGAAAATCCAGTAAATTCCCGATCAAGAAAGCTAATGAATGGAATCCCGAAAAATTTCCCCAGAAACGTAGATTTCGGCAACGGGTTTCATCAAGAAATGCTTCCACCAGGATTAAGAGGCAAAAGAGTTGAGAAAAATCCGACTGAAGAATATGGGGGCAATAGCTTTGTTGCTCCAAGTTACAGAGCCGCGGCCGCGGACGGTTTAAAGCTGAGAAGAGATGCGGTGGAGAAGATGGTGGAATCTATTAGTTTCTTAGGGGAAGAGTACATGAAAATGGAACGGGCAAAGATGGAGCTGGCAAGGGAAATGGAGGGGATTAGAAGGGAAATGGAGATGAAGAGGAATGAAATGATACTGGAATCACAGAAAAAGATAGTGGATGCATTTGTTAAAGGATTGTTTGATATGAAAAGGATCAAGAAAACCAAGTATGATGACGCAGAAGAGAAATATCATTGAATAAATATAGATATTACTCATTTTAGATCGTTTCATGTGACATAGAATATTGATGCATATACTGATCTGCTTGCAAAGCTGAGGTTTCTGCTTAGAATGTGTAATGGAATGAGATGTAAAATAATGGGCCTTTTTTGTATGGATTATTGGACAAAAATCGAGCTTGAATGCCTATTCATGAGTAATGGAATGAGATGTAAAATAATGGGCCTTTTTTGTATGGATTATTGGACAAAAATCGAGCTTGAATGCCTATTCATGAGCTCGGCTCGCGAGTGCAATCACAGGCGAAAAAATATTCACTCTCAGCGATAATTGAATATCTAgcctgtaaggctcgagaatttgattaccgtaatctgaaatgatttgggtataattaccgtaatctgagattaatctaaaatgatttattgattaatcaaggtaattatagacggaacggagtgGACCGAAAAAGGTGAGAAAAGACGCGAAATATATGTGCAAGGAGGTgtgctcgcgcacatgcgcgacgtgatGCACGAGCCATGCGCGGAGTGgacagaagaccccgcgcatctgcgcggcgtgtgggggcgcatatgcgcgaggtgtccagtagccaaAGAGAAGTCCCAAGTGcttggtgcatatgcgcgatatagacaggcgcatatgcgcgggcatGGCAGAAcaattggcgcacatgcgcggactggaggcgcgcatatgcgcgcaagctGCCGAGACACGCGCTGAGAAATtgtgtctcgtgcatatgcgccgatggtgatcgcgcatatgcgcgagacgtgccgCGTGAAGGAACGGGCCACGTTTCTTGATTcatgcatgtgtgtgtgtgtgtgtgtgtatgtaaaTGAACGAAATTTACATTCAGTTAGCCGAGGAAAGCTTCGGGGAAAAGGCTCATTTCTTGAGTTTGAAATTGATGTATGAGCGAACCGtctgttcaaatttaaatccgacttcagtattaagttcctatcaacgtaggctacaactggacgtaagttttgctacgttttgatatgttttgacatTATTctattttcagaattgaatatgattcatatttgaTGTTCTTGTcttgttagacatcatagaatcgaagtcagattgaagaacggactggttatgtaattgttatgatttttggagtcgatttgactgagatttcattcagatttgtattgttgttGAAATTATGAGTCGTACTGATACTGatttcgaagtctggtattatatttgtgatgtttggactgacggggttatcgtgACTGTATTTttatgtcgtcgaaacatccgtaaattgatattgatcagattcggtattggtTGAGATTGTATGGTGGTACCATATGTCGATTGGCATTGAGcagattatgttttgatttgagtattgatcagaacaggttttgaacgGAGTTACATACTGATATTgtgtctgttcggtattgttattaccagattggaaATGAACATAATTGACTTCGgaacttcgtcttcgtcagagcgagaagataaatgtataaattaatgtcgagttgggattgcacaactcgactgaggtttggctcgagtttccctaaattacATACTTTATTCtattgcatagatatttgcaatgaataaattaatatgcttgttttcttgattgatagatagcatgtattagacaagtgatcttatgacagaagtacggcgggatcgccacgggcacattgcacgatgtcacaagatagtgtattggcgttagtgccaaagtctgtcaccggatgtttggctatcgatgtggatagaattagagttttttctattactggtgatcgataccgtatcgatgtggatagtcagagatttttctattactggtgatcgatgttatatcgatgtggatagaatcagagcttcttctattaccgATGATCGATACTAtctcgatgtggatagaatcagagcttttagctttttctattactggtgatcgataccatatcgatgtggatagaatcagactttcttctattactggtgatcgatatggaatgccaacatTTGGAATCgagatccctaggctaggattgagtctattctaaaacgtagagtcacgagtctaagtgacagttatatcgatttatattgattgatgttaatttatgttcctgaatatggtacaCGCCTATCGGTGTTCCTGattttggtacatgtttagattaggaattattcttgatattaatTAATGTTTCTGATTCTGTTACATGTTATGAAGgtttgttatatgcttttatatgatttatatgactgcatgtatatatggtttatactgagaatgtaattctcactagagtatccggctgttatcttgttttgtatgtgcgcatggcaacaggtggaataggatcggggtcaagaagagaacgaggctggactagataacgtggagatccgggcttcagaagcaacttaggattcagtactgatatgtagttgaacctagttgaattattgtagataatacaataattgtaggttatgtttaatatgtaatttgaattgaattttgtatttaaaaaaataaaaaatttagaccatgttaattataaatgattaaatattcctaacagtgattaaggaatgaattagcgttcgggtccccacatagcCTCTCCATTATAGATCGAGTGTCAATTTGACTCAATGGTTGTTCGTCTCCAAGGTATTTCTCATAAGCTTGACTAATCAAGCTAAGAGTTAAAAAAATAGTGGTCGATAATTATTCCCTTCGTTTTTTGGTAATCCGTACGTCAATAATACTTACTACCAAGGGGCGAGTATGGTTGACAGGCCCCAGATGTATGGCCAGTGTAGAATCAAAATGAAGTGGGGCAAGAAAATTTTGAACTTTGGCAATTCGGGAACTGAAGaagtaaaagaaaaaaatgtaaTTGCAAAATGAACTGGATGAAGGCTGTTAGATTCAACGGTAAACTTATCATACATTAATTGAACGGATCAAGCCTCTTGACCTCGAAGTTCTACAGAAATATATGGTTAAAATATTAAGAGCACAGAATAAACTAAAAGCAATACTTTTTCCACTAAAACCGTAACCTTTGTTCTCTTTATTGCCGAATCAACAAAATGGAACATAACCACAGCCCCATGCGTCGCACGTCATCAGCAATTAATTTAGGGTGCCATTGGGTAACCCGAAAGAAGAACCAGACATGCTTGCTTCATCATCTAAAGAGTCCGGCCAGATGAAAAAAGCCTACAGTTAAACTTGAAGGATTGCCACTTATAACGGAGCTGATCCATAAAAGACTACTTCGGCTGGCCCGGTCATGTAGACGTGGTTGTCATCTTCCCGCCACTCAATATCCAATGGTCCTCCAGGTAAATCAACTCGACAACTCTGTTTagttgaaaacaaaaatgagaAGCATGAGACATAAACATGTTGCAAGTGGCAACAACACCAAACGTCGTCGTCGTCGTCGCCGAGTGTTCATTCTTAAAGGAACTGAGACTAAATTTGTGTTGTGTAAGTTTGCATGCCGAAAATTATTTCAGGATAATCCAAATTAATAAACTTTAGAACGTGAAAAATTGCAGTTTCGAACTTACTCTACCAGCACGACCCTCGAGAACTGCAGCAACAACTACAGCACAAGCTCCGGTCCCACAGGCCAGAGTTGCACCTGCAAAAAAACAATGAACTACTACTTCAATTGTCGAAGGATAAAAGGGGTCTGAGCATGTGGGCAGACTGATATGGAAAGTCGATGATTCTAAATTTGTAATTGAAAAGATTGAAATTGTGCCTGCATATGCATAAGCAGTTACAATGAAAGTCTAAATATAAAGGTACAAAGAACATATGAACCTGCTCCACGTTCCCAAACTCGCATTTTAAGGTGACTTGGTGAGAAGACTTGAACAAATTCTGTAATACGACAGGGAAAAGTATTACAATGCAGTGACACATAAATGTTAACAGTTTTACAATCATGGACAACAAGGACATATGAGACCAGCTCGCTTTATTTTATCCAAATATAGCCGGACAAGTACAACCATAACAGGGATTCATTTGATCTAGTATGCTAAATTAAGCAAGTATACGGGCTAATATCAGGGAAATACAACATGAAATAAATCTCTGCTAGTAGTGGCAGACTCAATTCACCGTACCTGTGTTTGTTCGGACAGGGAACATTTCGTTATATTCGAATTTGGGGCCGACTTGTGCTAAATTGAGTTCATCGACTTGTAAATCCTGTGCCATTAAGAGTAATCAGGAAAGAGAGAGCAAGAAACGGAACAGCTATGCATCACTGAGAATATGAGCAGGTTACAAGTGAAGGTAATAAATAAATACCTTGACCGCTTCTGTACCGAAAGTGACACAATGAGGATTTCCCATGCTAACACAAGTAACATTCCAGCTTACCCCATCTACATCTAATTTTGCTTTAACAACAGACTGATTTTTATTTGGAGGTAATTTGGTAGGAACTTCTGATCCCTTCAGAATTGGCTCACCCATATCAACTGTGacctgattttttttaataaatgctGAATAAATTAGTTAAAGTGATGATGCCAAAAATCTATTCATAGAATAAAAACGTAAGGTATTGCAAGTAAAATGTTCACTTTTTTCTATACTATTTACAACCCACCAAAACTCAAATAGCAGAATGTGAGGTATATAATTCAAAAAGTACCTTTCCATCTTCTTGAATTTCGGGAACGATTAAACCAGCACCAGTATGCACAGTGAAGCTACAAGACGAAACAATAAATTCATTTACATAAGGGTACACACACAGATATGTAGAGAGAGATggctaaataaaaataacaaaggGAGTCTACGGCCTAAAATTAAACTTTCCGAAAATTTCTATAAACTGAATGGAATTCATTTATCTACAAAAATAGCAACGTAACGATCAAGGTCAACTTAAAATTCATAGATACCCTAAGAAATCAGCAGAATTGAAGGTAATAAATTAAAAGGAAAGGAAGTTTATAGGAAAATGTAATTGCtttttaccaaaaaaataaagggtttttcAAACCTCTGCTTCCCATGTAGATTTTCAAGCTCTGCTATATATTTGGCAAAACATCGAACTCCATTACCACACATCTGACAACAAAACAAAAGGTTGCCTTAAAAGCATTTCTTTAACAAAGATGAAGATGCAAATTTATAGGAAAAGATGAAACAGAATGAATTTCTACACGCATAATTTCCCTTAATGAACCAATGGGATCAAATATCTACTACACTTGCTTCAAGAAAAGGAACTAACAGGGAAAATTATACTAATGGACTCTTGTTTGATATTCCTCCGTCTTCAAGTGCTAAGCTAACAAAAAAGTCCTCCATAAGCCTTCCGCTCTTAGTTAATAACTTCAGATGCACTTAGTTTGGAAACACTAAAATATTGTTTCTAAAGCAAATGTTAAGTAAAAACACTTCTTCTTATGCCATTTGATCCAATGCTTAGAGAAAAAATAATACCACCATCATTCTGCATACAATCAAAAGGAAGCAGCAATAGACAAGTTAATTTTAAATCAAAGAATGATTACCTCTGGTTCACTACCATCAGAATTAAAGATCCTCATGGTATAATCAGTTCCATTGATACCGGGCATTACAAATATCACCCCGTCAGCTCCGACGCCAAAGTTTCTGTCACACAATTTCGCTGCTTGCTCAGGAGTAATTTTGGGCTCTACTGTATCCCGATTATCTACCTATTGAATTGGTACTCACGGACAATGACAATTAGAAACGTAACCAACAAGTCCTAGAACTACATCGATTATCAAATGTGCGTAAAGTGCACATgtacaaaataataaattaaaactaACAATAAAGCATATAATAACTCGCAAGTACTGCATGCATTATTGGCTTTATGTGAAGCTcaaaaagatataaaaataAACTACGGAATTTCCTCTTGATGGCTTAgatcattaaaatatttttcaatttaataATAGAAAATGAACTGAAAGAATAAAGCTCTCAGATCATTTTTTATGTCAATCACTGCAGAAATTCTTTTACGCATTCATCTTTGGTCAAGTCCAATTGTGATCCTGTATTCGAAGGTAGTCGATAGGGCTTCATTGTCACCACACTCAGTGTAAATGAAGAAAGAACGATAGAATCAGATATATGAAAATGCCAGCTCAATTTAATGATCCCGAGAAAGCGAAGCCTTAAACAAAGAAATTACAGAAAAACCACCACTGCCGCACAGATATGACCTTGCCTCTAATCAATATATCGATGAGTTTTGAGCCTATCTTTATGCATTTACGAA
This window harbors:
- the LOC140820479 gene encoding WAT1-related protein At2g37460-like, coding for MNIQVSNGRKHLLFQKAKPFLGVIFLQAGLAGMDIISKAALNEGMSNYVFVVYRHVVATVVITPFALALDKKIRPKMTTSIFAKIMLLSLLEPVIDQNLYFLGMKYTTATFAAAMANVLPAITFVMAYIFRLEKIRLMSIRSQAKIIGTLATVAGAMIMTLVQGPDIGLPWTKDGSSHAHQHGQVNLQHSIKGAIMITTGCFSWACFMILQAIVLKTYPAELSLTAWICVLGTVEGTAVALVMEKGNSAAWSIAWDTKFLAAVYSGIFCSGIAYYVQGVVMKERGPVFVTAFSPLSMVMVAGLSSFILSEQMYLGRVVGAIVIVIGLYFVVWGKKKDYEPHLIAELEFLPTKQSKNLDEQSDGCPNLEVVAINLSEEASSHSTRQTSEENNKS
- the LOC140820462 gene encoding uncharacterized protein, whose protein sequence is MPSALTAAESAEVTVTVADTAAKAPRRFPPPCWTQYETLVLIDAYRERWYALRRGYLRTADWDAVAQTVANRCPDASPAKTSAQCRHKMEKLRQRYRAEKQRSVTYPYRAGRFFSSWFFFDYMEAMENGTTPPAESQKSGNSGDGIDPNPYPDHNSLKSKLKSKNTNDSSPDFGFYSGVKQNKFNPDTKLSNYYPSYQEEEDMPLDENPVNSRSRKLMNGIPKNFPRNVDFGNGFHQEMLPPGLRGKRVEKNPTEEYGGNSFVAPSYRAAAADGLKLRRDAVEKMVESISFLGEEYMKMERAKMELAREMEGIRREMEMKRNEMILESQKKIVDAFVKGLFDMKRIKKTKYDDAEEKYH
- the LOC140820461 gene encoding diaminopimelate epimerase, chloroplastic-like, giving the protein MAIAAASTLPFGAAYRSPLSYSSQLSFNFLRLSSSIQKPNILNSNTISPVPNKHNFRVISAMSFEIPEKSSPTSFLDHKESGILHFVKYHGLGNDFILVDNRDTVEPKITPEQAAKLCDRNFGVGADGVIFVMPGINGTDYTMRIFNSDGSEPEMCGNGVRCFAKYIAELENLHGKQSFTVHTGAGLIVPEIQEDGKVTVDMGEPILKGSEVPTKLPPNKNQSVVKAKLDVDGVSWNVTCVSMGNPHCVTFGTEAVKDLQVDELNLAQVGPKFEYNEMFPVRTNTEFVQVFSPSHLKMRVWERGAGATLACGTGACAVVVAAVLEGRAGRSCRVDLPGGPLDIEWREDDNHVYMTGPAEVVFYGSAPL